A part of Microbacterium atlanticum genomic DNA contains:
- a CDS encoding 1-phosphofructokinase family hexose kinase: MIVTLTANPSLDRTVTLPAPLRVGDVQSAASAREDAGGKGINVARVITAAGEECRAVLPLAPGDPFEAVLLGAGLVTRRVPITGRVRANIAITDPAGVTTKLNLRGAALTDDDATAVVDEVVAASAGARWLVLAGSLPPGAPDDFYVRVIRAVRRALDAHAPLIAVDTSGAALAAVVAAGAPDLIKPNDEELAELAGADLTDADVSAVAEVARTLVPARVGAALVTLGSRGAVLVRRDGTWAATPPPIRVVSTVGAGDSSLAGFVFADSRGAAAEDSLRLAVRYGAAAASLPGTQAPTPADLPTGDVPVTRLP; the protein is encoded by the coding sequence ATGATCGTCACACTCACCGCCAACCCGTCGCTCGACCGAACTGTGACCCTTCCCGCCCCTCTCCGGGTCGGCGACGTCCAGAGCGCCGCGTCGGCGCGCGAGGATGCCGGCGGCAAGGGGATCAACGTCGCCCGGGTCATCACGGCGGCGGGGGAGGAGTGCCGGGCGGTGCTGCCGCTGGCCCCCGGGGATCCCTTCGAGGCGGTCCTCCTCGGCGCCGGCCTGGTCACGCGCCGTGTGCCGATCACCGGTCGCGTGCGGGCGAACATCGCGATCACGGATCCCGCGGGCGTCACCACCAAGCTCAACCTGCGCGGCGCAGCCCTGACCGACGACGACGCGACCGCCGTGGTCGACGAGGTCGTGGCGGCGTCGGCCGGCGCCCGATGGCTCGTGCTTGCCGGCTCGCTCCCGCCCGGGGCGCCCGACGACTTCTACGTCCGCGTCATCCGCGCGGTCCGCCGTGCCCTCGACGCGCACGCGCCGCTCATCGCCGTCGACACCTCCGGGGCCGCGCTCGCGGCGGTGGTGGCTGCCGGCGCACCGGACCTCATCAAGCCGAACGACGAGGAGCTCGCCGAGCTCGCCGGCGCCGACCTCACCGACGCCGACGTGTCCGCCGTCGCCGAGGTGGCGCGCACGCTGGTGCCGGCGAGGGTCGGAGCAGCCCTCGTGACGCTGGGCTCGCGCGGCGCGGTGCTTGTCCGCCGCGACGGAACCTGGGCGGCGACGCCGCCGCCGATCCGAGTGGTGAGCACCGTGGGCGCGGGCGACAGTTCGCTCGCCGGTTTCGTCTTCGCAGACAGCCGCGGTGCCGCCGCCGAAGACAGCCTGCGCCTCGCCGTCCGCTACGGGGCGGCTGCGGCCTCCCTTCCCGGAACCCAGGCGCCCACCCCCGCAGACCTTCCCACCGGCGACGTGCCCGTCACGCGCCTGCCCTGA
- a CDS encoding aminoglycoside phosphotransferase family protein, translating into MPDRPAAEVRIDRDLIRDLLAGQAEAAIPGASALPLAKVAEGWDSEIWRLGARHAVRLPRRAAAAPLVLHEQLVLPGIAERLAASGVRVPAPLVAGSPAAGYPWAWSVVPWIEGARAMDEPVSLRGAWAETLARTLAALHVEAPPGYPLNPYRGVPLETRSDAVAERLTVLRAAETLSTASAQALDAVWRTGVAAAPWMRPAVWLHGDLHPGNLVVRDGRLSGIIDFGDVTAGDPAYDLAVAWLAFDAGGRARFRAATGERYDLATWRRAHAWAAAVALMLLAHSDDDPAYFALGRDAAAEVVSDRPR; encoded by the coding sequence GTGCCAGACAGACCCGCCGCAGAGGTCCGCATCGATCGCGACCTCATTCGTGACCTTCTCGCCGGGCAGGCGGAAGCGGCCATTCCGGGCGCGTCCGCCCTGCCGCTCGCCAAGGTCGCCGAAGGCTGGGACAGTGAGATCTGGCGGCTCGGTGCCCGCCACGCGGTGCGACTGCCTCGTCGTGCGGCCGCCGCGCCGCTGGTGCTGCATGAGCAGCTCGTGCTCCCCGGCATCGCCGAGCGTCTCGCCGCATCGGGTGTGAGGGTGCCCGCGCCGCTGGTCGCCGGGAGCCCTGCCGCCGGATATCCGTGGGCATGGTCGGTGGTCCCGTGGATCGAGGGCGCGAGGGCCATGGACGAGCCGGTCTCCCTTCGCGGCGCCTGGGCCGAGACGCTGGCGCGCACCTTGGCGGCGCTCCACGTCGAGGCGCCCCCCGGGTACCCGCTCAATCCCTACCGCGGAGTTCCGCTCGAAACGCGGTCGGACGCCGTGGCCGAGCGCCTGACCGTCCTGCGCGCCGCGGAAACGCTGAGCACCGCGTCCGCGCAGGCGCTCGACGCGGTCTGGCGCACAGGCGTCGCCGCCGCGCCGTGGATGCGACCGGCGGTCTGGCTGCACGGCGACCTTCACCCGGGCAACCTCGTGGTCCGCGACGGCCGGCTGTCCGGCATCATCGACTTCGGCGACGTGACCGCCGGGGACCCCGCCTACGACCTGGCCGTGGCGTGGCTCGCGTTCGACGCCGGCGGGCGTGCGCGCTTCCGCGCCGCGACCGGGGAGCGATACGACCTCGCCACCTGGCGTCGGGCGCACGCCTGGGCCGCCGCCGTCGCGCTCATGCTCCTCGCGCACAGCGACGACGATCCCGCCTACTTCGCGCTGGGGCGGGATGCCGCGGCCGAGGTCGTCTCCGACCGCCCTCGCTGA
- a CDS encoding serine/threonine-protein kinase, with protein sequence MTTPSALVADRYRLVKMLGAGGMGIVWQAWDTRLRRPVALKMLRTQPELTDEERQVATDRAMREAQITAGLHHPHAVTVFDVVEHEDQPCIVMQLLESTPLSELLREHGTFSPAQTARIGAQVASALAAAHELKIVHRDVKPGNILITADGSARISDFGISHALGDATVTATGVIHGTPAFLAPEVARGLPTSFASDVFSLGSTLYTMVEGEPPFGSDRNSIALLHRVAKGGYPAPKHAADLAPLLRRMLAPQPKRRPTMAAVAGALAAFPQEPAVDGDVARGLIALGFDATTVGTPTADVVGDRPDDPPDGPATDAAPAVSPAVGPEPLPPTPPTIPAWLLGDEETAGPGAAPAVQSTARLPTRPTVPVDRPTRYEAPTAETEPLRPAASTTTAAATPQAAGPGEATDARVPQQTRRGRTAILVGLLILVAALGLGAAFLLIPAADDGQVAGPAASRTAEATPSESRTPTATPEPEAPEPEPPEPTAEEAPAPAPVAPEQRVVDTIAGYYAMMPADRDSAWPLMTADYQENHAGGRGGYEAFWSGVSDVTVADVIATGPDTGQATLTYYFADGRVVDEVTAYRFVDDGGVLKIAATEVLSSGER encoded by the coding sequence GTGACTACTCCTTCCGCCCTCGTCGCGGATCGCTACCGGCTGGTGAAGATGCTGGGCGCGGGCGGCATGGGCATCGTGTGGCAGGCCTGGGACACCCGGCTGCGGCGGCCGGTCGCACTGAAGATGCTGCGGACGCAGCCCGAGCTGACGGACGAAGAGCGTCAGGTCGCCACCGACCGCGCCATGCGCGAGGCGCAGATCACCGCCGGCCTTCATCACCCCCACGCGGTCACCGTCTTTGACGTCGTCGAGCACGAGGACCAGCCGTGCATCGTCATGCAGCTGCTCGAGTCGACGCCGCTGTCGGAGCTCCTCCGCGAGCACGGCACCTTCTCGCCCGCACAGACAGCCCGTATCGGCGCGCAGGTCGCGTCGGCGTTGGCGGCTGCGCACGAGCTGAAGATCGTCCACCGCGACGTCAAGCCCGGCAACATCCTCATCACCGCCGACGGCTCGGCGAGGATCAGCGACTTCGGCATCTCGCACGCCCTCGGGGATGCGACGGTCACGGCGACCGGGGTCATCCACGGGACACCCGCCTTCCTCGCGCCGGAGGTCGCGCGCGGACTTCCCACCAGCTTCGCGTCGGATGTGTTCTCGCTCGGGTCGACCCTGTACACGATGGTGGAGGGGGAGCCGCCGTTCGGCAGCGACCGGAACTCCATCGCGCTCCTGCACCGCGTGGCCAAGGGGGGATACCCGGCGCCGAAGCACGCGGCCGATCTCGCACCGCTGCTGCGCAGGATGCTCGCCCCACAGCCCAAGCGCCGGCCGACCATGGCGGCGGTGGCCGGCGCGCTCGCCGCCTTCCCGCAGGAGCCGGCCGTCGACGGCGACGTCGCGCGTGGCCTCATCGCGCTGGGGTTCGACGCCACCACCGTCGGGACACCGACTGCCGACGTGGTGGGCGACCGACCCGACGACCCGCCTGACGGCCCGGCGACGGATGCCGCGCCTGCGGTCTCGCCCGCGGTCGGACCCGAGCCGCTTCCGCCCACCCCGCCGACGATCCCCGCCTGGCTCCTGGGCGATGAGGAGACCGCAGGACCCGGCGCAGCCCCCGCCGTGCAGTCGACGGCACGGCTGCCGACCCGGCCGACCGTGCCCGTCGACCGACCGACCCGGTACGAGGCTCCGACCGCCGAGACCGAGCCTCTCCGCCCCGCCGCCTCGACAACGACGGCTGCAGCCACGCCGCAGGCGGCGGGTCCCGGCGAGGCGACCGACGCGCGAGTGCCGCAGCAGACCCGTCGTGGTCGCACCGCGATCCTCGTCGGCCTCCTGATCCTCGTCGCGGCGCTCGGCCTCGGCGCCGCGTTCCTCCTGATCCCGGCGGCGGACGACGGGCAGGTGGCGGGCCCGGCGGCATCGCGCACCGCGGAGGCGACGCCGTCGGAGAGTCGCACGCCGACGGCGACCCCGGAGCCGGAGGCCCCGGAGCCGGAGCCCCCGGAGCCCACGGCGGAGGAGGCGCCTGCACCGGCCCCGGTGGCTCCCGAGCAGCGGGTGGTCGACACCATCGCGGGGTACTACGCGATGATGCCGGCGGATCGGGACAGCGCCTGGCCGCTGATGACCGCGGACTACCAGGAGAACCATGCCGGCGGCCGCGGTGGGTACGAAGCGTTCTGGTCCGGCGTCTCGGACGTGACAGTGGCCGACGTCATCGCCACCGGTCCCGACACCGGCCAGGCGACGCTGACGTACTACTTCGCGGACGGCCGCGTGGTGGATGAGGTGACCGCGTACCGCTTCGTCGACGACGGGGGCGTCCTGAAGATCGCGGCGACCGAGGTGCTCAGCAGCGGCGAGCGCTGA
- a CDS encoding PTS fructose transporter subunit IIABC: MSDTITTGLVSLDAPLGQDKSAVIRSLAARVVAQGRATDAEALYDDAWAREQKDETGLPGGIAIPHAKSAAVTTPSLAFARLKPGVDFGAPDGPADLVFLIAAPADAAEAHLAVLSKLARSLMQDDFTSGLRGAATDNEVVAIVQAAIGEGGASAAPAAAAPAAAAPAAAAPAAAAAGTSVDGQTARIVAVTACATGIAHTFMAADALTAAGKKAGVDLVVEPQGSSGYQALPDHVIRDADAVIFATDVDVREPQRFAGKPVVRSGVKRGIEQPGQLIAEALAAAKDPNATRVSGEAAAATAAPAETMSWGARIQRILLTGVSYMIPFVAGGGLLIALGFLLGGYNVTDNAANVIVQNSLWDLPTEEITSNYGPLGQYLGSVFFMIGATSMGFLVSALAGYIAFAIADRPGIAPGFVAGAVAVLMNAGFIGGIVGGLLAGVTAWWIGSWSVPRWLRGLMPVVIIPLIASIVASGLMILFLGRPIATLMEWLNVWLTDLAGTAGIVVVGVILGLMMCFDLGGPINKVAYAFAVAGLAAGSPENPTPYYIMAAVMAAGMVPPLAMALASTVLARNLFPPVERENGKAAWLLGAAFISEGAIPFAAADPLRVIPASMVGGAVTGALSMAFAVQSLAPHGGVFVLFAINPIWGFLVAIAAGTVVTALVVIALKKWVGRKELEQAEAVEMAVPVAA; this comes from the coding sequence GTGTCCGACACCATCACGACAGGCCTGGTGAGCCTGGACGCCCCGCTGGGGCAAGACAAGTCCGCCGTCATCCGCTCGCTCGCCGCACGCGTGGTCGCGCAGGGGCGCGCGACCGACGCCGAGGCGCTGTACGACGACGCCTGGGCGCGCGAGCAGAAGGACGAGACCGGTCTGCCCGGCGGCATCGCCATTCCGCACGCCAAGAGCGCTGCGGTGACGACGCCGTCGCTCGCCTTCGCGCGCTTGAAGCCGGGAGTCGACTTCGGCGCCCCGGACGGCCCCGCAGACCTGGTCTTCCTGATCGCCGCTCCGGCCGACGCGGCGGAGGCCCACCTGGCCGTGCTCTCGAAGCTCGCCCGAAGCCTCATGCAGGATGACTTCACCTCCGGTCTTCGCGGTGCCGCGACGGACAACGAGGTCGTGGCGATCGTGCAGGCGGCGATCGGCGAGGGCGGTGCCTCCGCTGCGCCTGCGGCCGCCGCGCCTGCGGCCGCCGCGCCTGCGGCAGCCGCCCCTGCGGCAGCCGCAGCCGGCACGAGCGTGGACGGTCAGACCGCCCGTATCGTCGCAGTGACCGCCTGTGCCACCGGTATCGCGCACACCTTCATGGCCGCCGACGCGCTCACCGCCGCAGGCAAGAAAGCCGGGGTCGACCTCGTCGTCGAGCCCCAGGGATCCAGCGGATACCAGGCGCTGCCCGATCACGTCATCCGCGACGCGGACGCGGTGATCTTCGCGACCGACGTGGACGTGCGCGAACCGCAGCGCTTCGCCGGCAAGCCGGTGGTGCGCTCGGGCGTGAAGCGCGGCATCGAGCAGCCTGGCCAGCTCATCGCCGAAGCGCTCGCGGCGGCCAAGGACCCGAATGCGACGCGCGTGAGCGGCGAGGCCGCCGCGGCGACCGCGGCTCCCGCTGAGACGATGTCGTGGGGCGCCCGCATCCAGCGGATCCTTCTCACCGGCGTGAGTTACATGATCCCGTTCGTCGCCGGCGGCGGCCTCCTCATCGCGCTCGGCTTCCTGCTGGGCGGCTACAACGTCACCGACAACGCCGCGAACGTCATCGTGCAGAACTCGCTGTGGGATCTTCCCACCGAAGAGATCACCTCCAACTACGGCCCGCTCGGCCAGTACCTGGGCTCGGTGTTCTTCATGATCGGCGCGACGTCGATGGGCTTCCTGGTGTCGGCGCTGGCCGGCTACATCGCCTTCGCCATCGCCGACCGTCCCGGCATCGCCCCCGGCTTCGTCGCCGGCGCGGTCGCCGTGCTGATGAACGCCGGCTTCATCGGCGGCATCGTGGGCGGCCTCCTGGCCGGTGTGACGGCGTGGTGGATCGGATCGTGGAGCGTGCCCCGGTGGCTGCGCGGCCTGATGCCGGTCGTGATCATCCCGCTCATCGCTTCCATCGTGGCCTCGGGCCTCATGATCCTGTTCCTCGGGCGCCCCATCGCGACGCTGATGGAATGGCTGAACGTCTGGCTCACGGACCTCGCCGGCACGGCGGGCATCGTGGTGGTGGGCGTGATCCTCGGCCTCATGATGTGCTTCGACCTCGGCGGACCCATCAACAAGGTCGCGTACGCATTCGCCGTCGCGGGCCTGGCCGCAGGATCGCCCGAGAACCCGACGCCGTACTACATCATGGCCGCGGTGATGGCGGCCGGCATGGTGCCGCCGCTGGCGATGGCGCTCGCCTCCACCGTGCTCGCGCGCAACCTGTTCCCTCCCGTCGAACGAGAGAACGGCAAGGCGGCATGGCTCCTGGGCGCGGCCTTCATCTCGGAGGGCGCGATCCCGTTCGCCGCAGCCGACCCGCTGCGGGTGATCCCCGCCTCCATGGTCGGAGGTGCGGTGACCGGCGCGCTCAGCATGGCGTTCGCGGTGCAGTCGCTCGCCCCGCACGGCGGCGTGTTCGTGCTCTTCGCGATCAACCCCATCTGGGGCTTCCTGGTGGCGATCGCCGCCGGCACCGTCGTCACGGCGCTGGTGGTCATCGCACTCAAGAAGTGGGTCGGCCGCAAGGAGCTCGAGCAGGCAGAGGCGGTCGAGATGGCGGTACCCGTGGCGGCCTGA
- a CDS encoding HPr family phosphocarrier protein: protein MAERQATIASSSGLHARPAKLFVQAVQAQPVPVTIAVDGGPDLNAGSILSLMGLGASQGTVVTLKAEGEGADEALDALVALLETDLDAQ from the coding sequence ATGGCAGAACGTCAGGCCACCATCGCCAGCAGCTCCGGGCTGCACGCGCGCCCCGCGAAGCTGTTCGTGCAGGCGGTGCAGGCCCAGCCCGTCCCCGTCACGATCGCCGTCGACGGCGGCCCGGACCTCAACGCCGGCAGCATCCTGTCGCTGATGGGCCTGGGCGCGTCTCAGGGGACGGTCGTGACGCTCAAGGCCGAGGGTGAGGGCGCCGACGAGGCCCTCGACGCGCTGGTCGCGCTCCTGGAGACGGATCTGGACGCACAGTAG
- a CDS encoding DeoR/GlpR family DNA-binding transcription regulator, which yields MYATERHEQIELLLAAQGRVSVVDLAERFDVTTETVRRDLDHLESAGALRRVHGGAVGRERASTREPSLAERERRHGSAKAAIGRRALDALGPHFSGSVFLDAGTTTGAVAAALAPRLATTHIEVVTHSLTLGHSLAGAPGASLSLIGGRIRGLTAAAVGADTVRAIGSLRPDVAFIGTNGVSARFGLSTPDPDEAAVKRAIVRAAQRVVVVADADKLGAELLVGFAPLSDIDVLVTDAAPDADLAVALADAEVEVWLS from the coding sequence ATGTATGCGACGGAGCGCCACGAGCAGATCGAGTTGCTGCTGGCCGCACAGGGCCGCGTGAGCGTCGTCGACCTGGCCGAGCGCTTCGACGTCACCACCGAGACCGTCCGCCGCGACCTCGATCATCTGGAGTCCGCGGGTGCGCTGCGCCGCGTGCACGGCGGAGCCGTGGGACGCGAGCGCGCGAGCACCCGTGAGCCCTCGCTCGCCGAGCGCGAACGCCGCCATGGCAGCGCGAAGGCCGCGATCGGCCGGCGCGCCCTCGATGCGCTCGGCCCGCACTTCAGCGGATCGGTGTTCCTCGACGCCGGCACCACGACCGGGGCCGTCGCGGCGGCACTCGCGCCGCGGCTGGCCACGACGCACATCGAGGTCGTGACCCACTCGCTGACGCTCGGGCACTCGCTCGCGGGCGCCCCCGGCGCGTCCCTCTCGCTGATCGGCGGACGGATCCGCGGCTTGACGGCGGCGGCCGTGGGCGCCGACACCGTGCGCGCGATCGGGTCCCTCCGTCCCGACGTCGCCTTCATCGGCACGAACGGGGTCTCCGCTCGATTCGGACTGAGCACTCCCGACCCCGACGAGGCCGCCGTCAAGCGCGCGATCGTGCGGGCCGCGCAGCGGGTCGTCGTCGTCGCCGATGCCGACAAGCTGGGCGCCGAGCTGCTCGTCGGATTCGCGCCGCTCTCCGACATCGACGTGCTGGTGACGGATGCCGCGCCCGACGCGGATCTCGCCGTTGCGCTCGCAGACGCCGAAGTGGAGGTCTGGCTCTCATGA
- a CDS encoding aminotransferase class V-fold PLP-dependent enzyme produces the protein MPPVAAPTALSAARREFDGGRGYLAACTVGLPPRAARAAILADLAAWADGRPDIAAYCATVERSRELFALLIGVGAEHVAIGSQASVAASLVAAALPDGAEVLVPAGEFSSIVLPFVHAGRGIHVRTAPLADLAAHVRPTTKLVSFALVQSGTGEVADATAVAAAAEAHDALTLCDATQAVGWLPVTASAFDAVICHAYKWLCAPRGVSFLAVSDRLRDRTSPVHAGWYAGDDPWSSCYGAEIELAPDARRYDVSPAWQAFVGATPALELFASLDPAELHAHATGLAAEFRASLGIAAPPHPSAIVTWDDPRGEALALLTSAGVTASGRNGRARVAFHVFNDADDLALALAALGR, from the coding sequence ATGCCACCCGTCGCCGCCCCTACCGCCCTCAGCGCCGCGCGTCGAGAGTTCGACGGCGGCCGAGGCTACCTCGCCGCGTGCACCGTGGGGCTCCCTCCCCGTGCCGCCCGGGCGGCGATCCTCGCCGACCTGGCCGCATGGGCCGACGGCCGCCCGGACATCGCGGCGTACTGCGCCACCGTCGAGCGATCGCGGGAGCTGTTCGCGCTGCTGATCGGCGTCGGCGCCGAGCACGTGGCGATCGGCTCGCAGGCATCCGTTGCGGCGTCCCTCGTGGCCGCCGCACTTCCCGACGGCGCAGAAGTGCTCGTTCCCGCCGGCGAGTTCTCGTCGATCGTGCTTCCGTTCGTGCACGCCGGGCGCGGGATCCACGTCCGGACCGCGCCGCTGGCCGATCTCGCCGCCCACGTGCGCCCGACGACGAAGCTGGTCTCGTTCGCGCTGGTGCAGTCCGGGACGGGCGAGGTCGCAGATGCCACGGCCGTCGCGGCGGCCGCCGAAGCGCACGACGCGCTCACCCTGTGCGATGCCACCCAGGCGGTGGGGTGGCTTCCGGTGACGGCATCCGCATTCGACGCCGTCATCTGCCACGCGTACAAGTGGCTGTGCGCTCCCCGCGGCGTGTCCTTCCTCGCCGTCTCGGACCGGCTGCGCGATCGGACGTCGCCTGTCCACGCCGGCTGGTATGCGGGCGACGACCCCTGGTCGTCCTGCTACGGCGCCGAGATCGAGCTCGCTCCGGACGCGCGCCGGTACGACGTCTCCCCCGCCTGGCAGGCGTTCGTCGGTGCGACGCCCGCACTCGAGCTCTTCGCCTCGCTGGACCCCGCAGAGCTTCACGCTCACGCGACCGGGCTGGCCGCCGAGTTCCGGGCGAGCCTGGGCATCGCGGCGCCGCCGCACCCTTCGGCGATCGTCACATGGGACGACCCGCGGGGCGAGGCTCTCGCTCTGCTGACGTCGGCGGGGGTGACGGCGTCCGGGCGCAACGGGCGCGCGCGCGTGGCCTTCCACGTCTTCAACGACGCCGACGATCTCGCGCTGGCGCTCGCCGCGCTAGGACGCTGA
- a CDS encoding LysR family transcriptional regulator → MACITVAYDSPVSDTVGGEPAFDARELRVVRAIADAGSITGAATALGYSQPAVSQQVRRLEQRLGVAIVERVGRSVRLTDAGRVLARHATAVATALDAAAGELAELRGLRAARVRLMGFPSASPTIVPRLLATLARRHPGISLTYVEAEPPEAVEAVRDDRTDIALTFSYPGDRDDPHGSSARGLAVHAVGTDQLLGVLPAGHPAASASELDVGALADADWIAGCPRCRGHLLELCGRAGFTPRIAFETDNVVAVEGLVAQGIGVATLPRLAVESFPRLPGVAIVPLPAGERRTIHTVTARGAERVPAVRVTLAALGRLVAGAQGARAGDLRGAGRTPEAATDGN, encoded by the coding sequence ATGGCATGCATAACGGTGGCTTATGATTCACCCGTGAGCGACACGGTGGGCGGCGAACCCGCGTTCGACGCGAGGGAACTGCGGGTGGTGCGGGCGATCGCCGACGCCGGATCGATCACGGGCGCCGCCACGGCGCTCGGCTACAGTCAGCCCGCCGTCAGCCAGCAGGTCAGGCGTCTCGAGCAGCGGCTGGGCGTGGCGATCGTCGAGCGGGTCGGACGCAGCGTCCGCCTCACCGACGCCGGGCGGGTCCTCGCCCGACACGCGACCGCGGTCGCCACGGCGCTGGATGCTGCCGCCGGCGAGCTGGCGGAGCTGCGAGGGCTGCGCGCCGCGCGGGTGCGGCTGATGGGGTTCCCCTCGGCGTCGCCCACGATCGTGCCGCGGCTGCTCGCCACGCTGGCGAGGCGGCATCCGGGCATCTCGCTCACCTATGTCGAGGCGGAGCCGCCCGAGGCGGTGGAGGCGGTCCGCGATGACCGGACCGACATCGCTCTCACCTTCAGCTATCCGGGTGACCGCGACGATCCGCACGGGTCGAGCGCTCGGGGGCTCGCGGTGCATGCGGTCGGCACCGATCAGCTGCTGGGCGTGCTGCCGGCGGGCCATCCGGCAGCGAGCGCGTCGGAACTGGATGTGGGTGCGCTCGCCGATGCCGACTGGATCGCGGGGTGCCCGCGCTGCCGGGGTCACCTGCTGGAGCTGTGCGGTCGAGCCGGCTTCACGCCGCGTATCGCGTTCGAGACCGACAACGTCGTCGCGGTCGAGGGTCTCGTGGCGCAGGGGATCGGGGTGGCCACGTTGCCGCGCCTCGCGGTGGAGTCGTTCCCGCGCCTTCCCGGCGTCGCGATCGTGCCGCTGCCGGCCGGCGAGCGGCGCACGATCCACACGGTGACGGCGAGGGGTGCGGAACGGGTGCCGGCCGTCCGGGTGACGCTGGCCGCATTGGGTCGTCTGGTCGCCGGGGCGCAGGGCGCTCGAGCAGGCGACCTCCGCGGAGCGGGGCGGACGCCCGAGGCCGCGACCGACGGCAACTAA
- the gltX gene encoding glutamate--tRNA ligase, giving the protein MSSSPDPRTTTATGADVRVRFCPSPTGLPHVGLIRTVLFNWAYARHHGGRLVFRIEDTDAARDSEESYQQLLEALRWLQIDWDEGVEVGGPHAPYRQSQRHHIYREVLDKLIAAGAVYESYSTPAEIDARNEAGGRAKQLGYDNFDRDLTEEQKAAYRAEGREPAWRLRVPDEDLTYVDLIRGEVTFPAGSFPDFVLVRAGGVPLYPFVNPVDDALMGITHVIRGEDLMPSTARQLALYSALVDAGITTFIPRFAHMPLVLGEEGNKKLSKRDPKADLFLQREKGFIHEGLLNYLALLGWSISHDRDVFSLEELVAAFDIADVNPNPARFDQKKAESINGDHIRMLQPDDFAERLVPYLAAAGVVEEDPTPAQRATLVAAAPLVQERMQLLGDAPGLLGFLFTDRVTYQDDALASLPANAGEVLRASATALESVPDTDFTATAVQNALAGTLVSPVEEGGLGLKPRVAYGPLRVALSGRRVSPPLFESMELLGKAESLRRLTALADARG; this is encoded by the coding sequence ATGTCTTCTTCGCCTGACCCCCGCACCACCACCGCCACGGGAGCCGACGTGCGCGTCCGGTTCTGCCCGTCGCCCACCGGCCTCCCGCACGTCGGGCTCATCCGCACGGTGCTGTTCAACTGGGCCTACGCACGTCATCACGGCGGCAGGCTCGTGTTCCGGATCGAAGACACCGATGCCGCGCGCGACAGCGAGGAGAGCTACCAGCAGCTGCTGGAGGCGCTGCGCTGGCTCCAGATCGACTGGGACGAAGGCGTCGAGGTCGGGGGTCCGCACGCACCCTACCGCCAGTCGCAGCGTCATCACATCTACCGCGAGGTGCTCGACAAGCTCATCGCCGCGGGCGCGGTGTACGAGAGCTACTCGACGCCCGCAGAGATCGATGCGCGCAACGAGGCCGGCGGCCGTGCCAAGCAGCTCGGGTACGACAACTTCGACCGGGACCTCACCGAGGAGCAGAAGGCCGCGTACCGGGCCGAGGGTCGGGAGCCCGCGTGGCGCCTGCGCGTGCCGGATGAGGACCTCACGTACGTCGACCTCATCCGCGGCGAGGTGACGTTCCCCGCCGGCTCGTTCCCCGACTTCGTTCTCGTGCGCGCGGGCGGCGTGCCGCTGTACCCGTTCGTGAACCCCGTGGACGACGCGCTGATGGGCATCACGCACGTCATCCGCGGCGAGGACCTCATGCCCTCGACGGCGCGCCAGCTCGCGCTGTACAGCGCGCTGGTGGACGCGGGCATCACGACGTTCATCCCGCGCTTCGCGCACATGCCGCTCGTCCTCGGCGAGGAGGGGAACAAGAAGCTCTCGAAGCGCGATCCGAAGGCCGACCTGTTCCTGCAGCGCGAGAAGGGCTTCATCCACGAGGGCCTGCTGAACTACCTGGCACTGCTCGGCTGGTCCATCAGCCACGATCGCGACGTGTTCTCGCTCGAGGAGCTCGTCGCGGCCTTCGACATCGCTGACGTGAATCCGAACCCGGCGCGCTTCGACCAGAAGAAGGCCGAATCGATCAACGGCGACCACATCCGGATGCTGCAGCCCGACGACTTCGCTGAGCGTCTGGTGCCGTATCTCGCCGCCGCAGGTGTCGTCGAGGAGGACCCGACGCCCGCACAGCGGGCGACGCTGGTCGCCGCTGCCCCGCTCGTCCAGGAGCGGATGCAGCTGCTCGGCGATGCGCCGGGCCTGCTGGGCTTCTTGTTCACCGACCGGGTGACGTACCAGGACGACGCCCTGGCGTCCCTCCCGGCGAACGCGGGCGAGGTGCTCCGGGCCTCGGCGACGGCCCTCGAGAGCGTGCCGGACACCGACTTCACCGCGACCGCCGTGCAGAACGCCCTTGCCGGCACCCTCGTGTCGCCGGTCGAGGAGGGCGGGCTCGGGCTGAAGCCTCGCGTGGCCTACGGGCCGCTGCGCGTGGCGCTGAGCGGACGCCGCGTATCGCCGCCGCTCTTCGAGTCGATGGAGCTCCTGGGCAAGGCGGAGTCGCTCCGTCGTCTGACGGCCCTCGCCGACGCGCGCGGCTGA